The genomic window CAACCAGTCACAGATACATAGTAGGACAGAAAGGCTACAAATTAAAATGGTTAGCTAATTATTAAGTAGCCCTCTTATACCTTTTTCTTCAATAATTTTTAATCTTCTGAAATGCTGCATGTTTTAATCGCATTGTTAAGATTTACTTCTGAACATGCACACTATTGCatatgggattttttttccagttaAATTTTATGTGTCATAATCATCGATGTGTTTTATTTGCAGAGCACACAACTTGTTAAGATCGGGACATGGGGTGGAAATGGAGGAGGTCGTGTAGACCTATCTGTACTACCAAGGAGCTTGAAAAGCGTGACAATCCGTAGTGGTGCAGCCATTGATGCTATTGCCTTTACATACATTGGCACAGATGGGAAGGAACATCTTGCAGGTCCTtggggtggtggcggtggaaaTCCAACTACGGTACATATATATTGTGTTTCTAGTTTCACAAAAGGCTCTGTTTTCAACCATGAATCTGGATTTATAGTTAAAACTAGTCTTTCTGGATTTATAGTTAATTTGCattgttgtgaaaaaaaatatatgtaaaccCCGTGGCTAGCTAATCTCCCGGTTATATAATTCTTGACATTTTCAACAGCGATAAGGTCTTAAAGAATATTTTTAACTATAATTTTctgttataatatatataataaataaatatttgtttttgtttatagTAATTTTTAGGACTAGtctctatatatgttgttttagtgagtttaaattaaactaattatttttaaagttgttgATAATGAAAGTTATAGAAGttaatttgactaaattttgttaaaaatatatattaagaattataaaactggagggagtatatgtataGATGCATGTCATATATATTGACCTTAAACAACACGTAGTGCCAGTACGTAGTTAGCTGGCTAGCACTGTTAAAACTGAATATTATGATTGCTGCCTATTAATATTCTTCGTGAATATTATGATTGCTGCCCGTTAATACatattcctttcttttttcttcttatatatATGACATTGCTTATTGTTAAAACTAACTAGCATcatatataaagaaaataagGGAGTATTATTCAGGTTCATTCACTGGTGGAAATCAATTAATTTCCTCACGTCCTTGCATATAGATTACACTTGGATCTCAGGAATTCGTGAAGGGAATCTCCGGAACATTTACCAACGTCGTGACAAACCTTCAAATTGTCACCAATGTCACCACTTATAATTTTGGACAAGGTGGTGGAACTCCTTTTAGCCTCCCGCTGCAGAGCGGCAGTGTGGTTGGTTTCTTCGGACGCGCGGGAGCACTTGTGGACTCTATCGGAGTTTATGTCCACATATGATATATATCATGTTAGTCCAGTACTCCAGTGCTCATGATCAATTCACCCCTTAAAGGTCTTGTTCGTTTGATCTCTCGTAGAGTGGGTTGAGGAATGTTTATAGGAGAATAATTTCACACCTATTGAGGTGTGAAATTAATTCCCTCTATTCTCTCAAATCTCTCTCATGGGAATGAACGGAACAAGACCTAAGGCTGATATTTCTTTTAATCACAGTATAACTATACATATATAGTGTGCATGTGTATGTGCTTGGACTAGGTCCGAGGGTTTACCACACTAGTGCCCCGTTATGCCTATGTCAGTGTTGTATACATTTATTTGTGTTGTATTACATTCGCTATATATGTATGTGGTTTATATATGAATAAAAGACTAATGTGATGTATTGTGCTTAAATGTGCGCAAGCCTATTTTTAATGTACCTAATTTTTGAGAAGCTTCGTATATACAATCTCCCAAAAAAGTTTATCATTGGCGTGGTGTAGCAAAATGAGGTTCCAAACGGGGCTAGAGTAGGCCCACAAATACGGATAGGATCACTATCCCAAAGCTTATCTGATCGTTTCTTCTTTGTGAAGCCTAAAAATTTCCTAAAATACCCTTTACTACACCATACTACCTATCTTTACTCTTATAAAAAGTGGTAGTGGTGAGTGGTAATTTGCCACTACTCCCACCACCAACTCCTTACTATTACTCTTATAAAAAAGAGTAGTGGTGATGGTGAGTGGTGAATCTGTCACCGCTCCCATCACCAGCTCCCTactatttgaaaaataaaaagaataatgTAAGTAGGACCAAGGGTTCACATGTCAACGGTCTCTACTAGACTACTACCAACTCTCtacattttattaaaaaagaaaaaaagaacagtgTGAGGGCATAGAGGATCATATATTTGtaacaaatatatacatataaaaattaagaaatgaTGCATGCAGGAAATGATGGTAATAATGGGTTaataataattttctttaattaaaatccTAGTACTACAACTACAAGTGTGGCCTTCACTAGTATAGAGCTAATCTAAACCGTTGGATCAGCAGTATAATTTACTAGTATATGATAGTACGGAGCATTGTAAAGGCAAATTAGCACCGATGATCtatttttaagaattttttatatattgtagtctttttctgattttttttatgaataggCTATCGGCGTCAATGCGGCTGGTGCCAAAATAAGTCTATTAATgcaataagttttttcagggatgtatttgtaaaataagttctcaaaaagaacaaaaaaagatCCTGAAACATTTTTAGCCACCTTTCCCGCCGAAGCAATGGTTGCAAATAGCAGAGCTTTATGTATACACAAGATGATAAGTTGATCACCATGATGATCAACGCCCAGACTCCAGAATGCCTTGCACAGCTCCACCCTCCATGCTGAAATTCCCGGTGCTAACCATCTCCAAACCAGCCACCGACGACTCCCCGAGTAAGCTCTCCATCTCCTCCGGGTCATGCTGCGCCCATGGGTGCTGCATGACCTTCCTCAGCCGGCCAAGCTTGTCGGCGACGTCTCTCATCGACGGTCGGTTATCGCCGATCATCTCCAGGCACTGGCTCGCAAGGTCAGCAACCTCCTCGAGCACCCCAGCGTTCTCATCAGTCTGAATGTGATGATCTATAATATCCATGAGTCTTCCCTCCTTCATGGCACACAAGAAGCTCAATGAAAGGCTCCTCTCATTTTCAGGACCTTCAAGGTTGAAAGCCATCTTGCCGGTGAGCAGCTCCAGTAGAACAACACTAAAGCTGTACACATCGCTCTTATCTATCAATTGGCACGTCTGCATGTACTCGGGATCTAGGTACCCACAGGTTCCTTGCACCAAGGTGACAAATTGGGCCTCATCAGTCGGCACTAGTATTGAGGCTCCAAAGTCCGATATTTTTGCAGTATAGTTCTCGTCCAGTAGTATGTTGGAGGTTTTGACATCACCGTGAATGATTGGAGGCGATGCTGATGAATGCAGGTAATCTAGTGCTTGGGCTGATTCATGGGCAATTCGCACTCGAGTAGAAAAGGGGATGTTGCGGCAGTCATTGCCGCCATGGATGAAGTGAAACAAGGTCCCATTGGGGATGAACTCATAGACTAGCATTGGGACCTCCACTTCGAGGCAGCAGCCCAGGAGCTTGACGATATTCTTGTGGTTGATCTGGGACAGGATGAGCATCTCCTTGCCAAACTCCTCCTTTTGCCTGTCGTCGATCATCGACGACATGCATCGTTTGATGGCAATCAGACGGCTGTCCTTGAGCATGCCCCTGTAGACAGTGCCATGGCCACCGCGGCCAAGGACGTTCTTGTCCTCGAACTTGTTCGTCGCTTCCATGAGTTCTGCTTCAGTGAAGATTGTGAAGGCAGTGCCCTGCCCTTGCTTTAAGCCTATCTCCTGCAACAGAAGCATGCCACCGTGCTGTTGGAAATACTTCTTCTTGATATTGGCCAGTTCCTTCCGTTCACGGAGCAAGTATGAGCAGGTGACGATCATTGCCATGGCAACAATTCCAACACTTAGGCCTGCATATtaatttatcaattttttgtTATTGCAAACTCAATTGTGTGCCAACAAATCTATAAGATTAGGGAACGACAACTTACTAACAGCTAGTATCACCGTTCTGGATTGTGAGGGGCTTGAACAAGTGAAACTGCCAGGTATGTTCTTGCAACGGCCAGGGCATGGAGGTGGATTGTTAACATCacattcattaatatctacagacACAGTAAAAGTAGCATGATACTTAGTGTTTGGCTCTACAAAGATTGAATCATCATGGGATCAATATCTACAAACACAgtaaaaagtactccctccgttttaggttataagacgttttaactttggtcaaagttaaactactctGAATTAAACTAActcaatagaaaaaaatataaatatttacaacaccaacatagtttcattaaatctacaATCTATCTATTTAGTAtataaaagttcattaaacttcttacaaacgctctcaagtcgACACGTATGACTCCTATAAGGGCTCCTAAGTCGCCACGTGGCGATGAAAATTATAGAACTTAAACCGGTGGACCAATTAGATTTATCTCATAAAAAAACTTTCCTACCTTAACTACCGTACGTATGCACGTACCGATGTAGTACGTTCTCATCTCCTTTCCCTGAATCCCTTTTCCCGTCTCTGTATGGTAgttaagattttattttattagttaTTTTCTTCACTTCTATCTTACAAGGATGGCTGTGGACTCTTTGGTTGCATGTCCCATGCCTAAATATATGAATTATTAATGATTTGATgcttttataaatataaacaatctattttaactaaaaatttagaaaaaaaataaataatagttacaAAGCAAAATAATCATAATTCTAAAAAGTTGCTCCATCTATTTcttattataagtcattttaactttttcttaatcaaatttttctttaggtttgaccaaatttataaaaatatttaacaacatctataacacaaaaatattttgttaGATATAATGTTCAATATATTtccataatatgttttttttgaaagttttattatatttttctataaacttggtgaAACGTAAAAAAATTTACTAGGAAAatgtcaaaatgtcttataatatgaaaaggaggTAGTATATCTGTTTTTAGTTTGTTTAAATGGTTGTTTCATAATTAGACAgctaaataatttaaaatcaatattaccaatattttacttaaaaaaaacaaagtacgTTATTTGAACTGCCACCTATTCTTTACATGGCAACCCAATAACATcagatttttaatttatttaaactGTTGATttatattactcatattttactatgtaaaatttaaaataagtaATTCAAACATAGACCAAAAACCAAACAACACTGAATCATTAAACAATTGACAACATGTATTATGGCATCTTAATCATTCTACataataaaaattagaaaaatacaaAGCCACCATGTATGACCTTTTAGAGCCATATTAGTTTACGACATGtcacattttaaaaattattaaaatcttataaattcaaagaaaaaaattaaacatgtaGCCAACGGTTTTCACTTAGATCGATAACCTACTAAAAGTATTTTCAACTATCAAATCTACTTTTAGAAAAATCTTAATCCGTGACGTGCCACATCTTTTAGAAAAATCTTACAAATCTTAGGAAAATAACATCTGATAATTGACTTTCACTTAAATCACatagaaaaattacaaaaaaaccCTCCATATCGCCCTCACATGCGCCCATCACTACACACTCACTCCTTCCCCTCTCTGGCTCGAGCTCTACGCTTTTCACTCCTCTCCCGCCCCTATTTTGTATAACTAAAAgagaaataatttataattataagCTCTACGTCTAATTTCTAATATGACTATTGCTCTGTTTATAATCAAACCAACTATATAAGATCCATATGTCTTTATTTTGCTATATAACAAATACGACATTTTAACACAATCGGCCTATTACTTATAAGTATCTCAAATGCAGCCTACAATACATGCCCGTGCGAATGTGCGGGCTAACTTCCTAGttgaataaatttttataatatattagtcttaggtgaaaaatattactatttttttctataaaattaatcaaacttagagtaatttgactttaactaaagttaaaatattttataacttgaaacggaggtagtagtatatatatacttatatatcaACAAAATTCAATCAAGGTAAATTGGCAACACAGACCTTGGCATCCATCAGGAAGGTACGGATTGCCACGGTAGCCTTCAGTGCAGTTGCAGAGGTAACCTGTAGGGCCACTAGATGAATCGATGCACATGCTGTTTTTGCTACGGCATGCGTATCTATCTCCCATTTGCTTGGCAACCTGACATGTCTCATTACCCACAACCCAGTTCAGGACCACCGGGACACTGCCATTGTGCTCGTCCCGGAAGGCCGTTGAGTTCAGGTATGCTGTTCGGAACCTGAATGCAGCAGCCTCCATCACCACAGCGTAGCCACAGTAGCTTGCACTGTCCGTGATGCTTCTGTTGTTGTAAGACTTTGTGGTGTTGTAGAAGGTGCTGAATTGCACTTCGTGGTAGGAAATGCTGTTGCTGAGTACGGCCTGGCAGCAGCCGATGCCGACACACGACCCATCTTGAGCTGTGAAGCTATTATACGGTGAGCACTGAGACAAGCACCCGATCATATTTGGCATCTGCATCCAAATCCCGGTTGAGTTTATGGATGATATATATTACCACAAAAACGACTCTTTTACAGTTTTACTCCAGCGTATTGaagattaaattttaaaactggCAGCAGCAGAATATATATGGTGAATTTACAAGAGAGATCACTCACGGTAGAGTAGCGGCTGGAACCAATCATGTTTGCGGCCGTGTTGGCACCGATGACTATGAATATGTTCTCCTTCTGCGAAATGGTGAACGGAGAGGTTGTGAGGTTCAGGAGCCAGTTCTTGTAGTCCATGTTCCCGGTTGAGAGGTTGTAGCACATCGAGGATATGTACGTTGATTTCATCCGAACCTGACCATAGCGCAGCGATATATTCAGCACCGGCGTGATGCCATAGAATGCCACATCCCCACGTCCATCCTCTCTCTTGTTGCAGCTAAGCACAAAGCCTTCAATGGCACAGCCTTCGCCAATCCCAAATGGGTATAGAATGTCAACATCACCACACTTCTTTAGGCACCCATCGTCCGGCAATGATGCGCCGTCTGCCATGAACTGTACGGAGATCACGAGGCCTATGAACAGCAGCAGACGCATTGCTAGTTTTTCAACTGGGAGCTTGTAGTAGCAGTCCATAGTTGGGTTTGATATGCTACAGTTTTAGTGCTGATGAAATGTATATGCAATGGACATCTTCGTCTCTTATTTCTCTAAATATAGTAGCTTCCACACCCTACTTGGTTATCTTTATACTGAacttgttataattaattggtCAAACACATGCTAATGTCAAACACGtgctatataattaattatttaattggtCAAACACGTGCTATAGTATGGTTCTGCCTTCTCAATCAAATAGGAAAAATCTTCTTTCTGAGTTGTTTTCTCCTATTTTGCTCTTCGCGAGCTGTGATGAGATGCAACTTGCAATACTAAAAAATTCTTAGATATCTTTTCCTCTCGTGCCCCCAGTCGCTCCGCCCCAGGGAGAGATTTTTGACAATAAGCCACTAAATACGCGCGTCATTGCAAACTTACCACCTAATCCGTATTTCTTCTCTAATACATTATTAGGAGTGCTAATTTTTTGATTTCATACCACTTTCTCTCCTTCCcatcattttttctttttcctttttcgttttctgttttttcctctttttttttggactgtTTTACCCCccctggccccacctgtcaggtaaaagagagggagatggggttTTATCGGCTGCTGTGCGCCGGCTGCCCTGAACTTGCCTCTTCTCGCAAGAGAGAACAAAATAGCATCAGGAGTACGCCTGCTGCCCTGCTGTTCCTCTTCTCTGAGCAGGATAGTGGCATATAACTGTTGCATATATTGCTGCATGTATTGTATATATGATACATAAACTGTTGCTCctgatgccaaaattttgacagcttgtaagcaaaattttgacagcatGTACcctaaattttggcaacatGTACCTTGCAATATGTATAGCATTTGACACAAGTCAACAAAGTACCCATAATTTGGTcacagaaaatttaaaaaatggcaGCATGTACCCATAATGCTTATATAATCATTTGAGAACAAACAAGTTCAATAGCAAACTTGAGAACATCATCCAGATTACATAACCATTTGGCAAGTTGAGAGAACAAAATGAAACCAACCAGCTTTGTCCCATGTTTCACATTACAAAAGCATCCAGAACACTAAATATTATATTTAGAAAAGCAttcattttttccctttctttggAGTGATCTTCCTTGCAGCTCTAGTAGGCCTCGGAGGGGTTGCCATTTGACTCGATCCTTCTCCAATAACATTAGTCAATGCCAATTGCCTTCAATGAAAAGAGTGTTAGTAAAATTTTGAATCAATCATTTTTTTGAATCAATCATACCTTCTAGTGACAGGCCCAGGACTCGCATTGCTGGAATCATTGATTGCAACTTTTTGTCTTTTGGGTGTGCTAGAACCCGTTGCATCACTAGTTGAACCTAGTGGTTTTCTTTGTTTGGCACGACTTTTCCTAAAAAATGTAAAACAAGTTAAATGATCTATAAAGATTAATGTACAATATGCTAGAAGAAGTAAATGTATGTAGCTACCTTTCTTTCTTGGTACTATTTAAAGGACATTTTGAGGATGTTTGCCTATGGCCCATGTTAAGACACCTCTTACATTGAACCTGCCACTTTCCTTTGGTCCTAGGCTTGCTTCCTTTCTCAAGGCACCCAACTATCCTTTCTTTGCCTCCCTACGTCCCTCATAGTGAAAGGTGGCAGCAACTTGAAATCAATATTGACTTTTGGCCATTGGGACTTATCGATCTGGAAGTGGATGAATAACTCCTGCATATGCCAGCTTATACTTTTCCACTGAATAACAAGGATCCATGTAATCAGCCATTCTTGGGTTTCTAGCTGATATTATGAGAGCTAATGCATGTGAGCATGGTTTGTTAGAAACTTGCCACTCTCTACAAGTGCATGTATGTTCTGTAAGATTGATAGCATGCCTACTAATATCATGTTCAGGAGTAATCTCCGTCACTTCTGCTTGGTCCCTATTACCTTGCACTACCTTCAAGTGTCCCAAATCTCTAGTCATTGCATTCAATTGACGAACTACAATAGGGAGCATCACACCATCCAGTTTTTTACCTATTTTCCTCCGTCTCACAAATAGATCCATTGTCTTTGCTCTGATGCCATCTGCGAGATCTGCAATAGGACGATCCTTCATATCCTTGATCCATTTGTTCCATGACTCTGCCAGattgttggtgatgaagtcacATTTTATCTTTTCTGAGAACTTGTCCTCCACATCAACAAACATGCAAAATCAACTTTCTATCACTCTTCCTAACAAACAATGCATGGGCTACATCCATATTATCCTTAAACGGTGTTTCCTTACTAGTGCTCGTGTCGTAGCCACTTATCACAACATGCTGGCTGCTGCCCCATTTTACCCTTGCTGAAAGATCCTTTTCCAAGCTCTCCAATGTGCACTGATGATGGTCCACAACCCATTCAAGCCATTTACGCGCCACTTCAACACAAGTACCATCATCAAGTTCAGCTGTACACTGACCGAACTGAACACACATGTTAAACTCCACATCATGGTTGGTCCTATCGCATACGaacaagaaaaaagagagtaaaaaaTCATTAGTTCATCCGCTAACCAAATCCGTCCTAGTTTTGCTCCTCAGCCCGTTAGTGCAAATAATGGAGATGTGGAGAGTTATAGCATTACCTAGAAGGGAGCTCACTTGGAATCAAGGAGCTTGCCGCTTGCACCATAATCTCTTGAACCGTgatccccttccccctctctaTCTTCAAACCCTAGGGACCggaggccggccggcggcggggcaaGGAGGctagctggcggcggcgggtggcagGGCGATGGGGAGGCTGGTGGCGGcgcccggcgaggaggcggcgcggcgacgggactgGAGACGGCGCGGCAACAGGACGGGAGTGCACGCGCTCTGCGTCCCCTTCCCGATCCCCTTCTCTTGAtccctccatctcttttacctgacaggtggggccagggGTAAAACAGTctgaaaaaggaaaggaaaacagaaaatgaaaaagaaaaagaaaaaatgacgGGAAGGAGAGAAAGTGGTATGAAATCAAAGAATTATCACTCCTAGTGGTGTATTAGAAAAGGCATGCGGATTGGGTGGTAAGTTTGCAAGAGGCGCGCATATTTAGTGGCTTATTGTCAAAAATCGGCGTATCAAGCCGCGCCAccccctcccttcccctgctctcccccgcctcgccgccactcgAGCAGCCGCTAGTAAAGCCGGGTGGAGGCAAGGAAGGCGGCGTTGGGGCTTCCCCTCTCCCTTGCTCGTGGTCAAGGCGGTTGGGGCGCCGACGGGAGTGAGGAGCCGGTGACGGCGTCTAGTTCCAGCGCTGCCGAGCATGGATCCGGCCCTCCCTTGGCCGGATCTGGTGCTCCCATCGGCGGGAGTCGCGGCGGACAACGACCCTCGGTCTGGCGATGGGGATGGCCGGATCCGGCACCCATTGGCCAGATCCGCTGCCCTACCAGCCGGAAGCGACGACGCCGTGGTTTGTCAAGGAGAGGTGGGGGCCGGTGCGTCCTCACCGGTGCGGAGACGGCAGCCgtgggggaggccggcgacggaggAAGGAGTCCGATGGGTGCCATCGTCGGGGCGCGGACGGCGGCAGATGCAGGAGACCGGTGACGGAGGAGAGAGTTGGGAGGACGGCAATGGAGACGGGGGCCAAGCGTGAGgacggcggccgccggctgCGCCCGCCGGCAGTTGCGGGAGGCTTGTGACGGCGGCAGTAAGAGGACGGCACTGGTGGCAGTGGGAGGAAGGTGCAGCCGGCAGCGTGAAGCCAGCACAGGTGGCGCCGACAGCTGTGGGAGGTCGACTCGGTCAAGGCGAGCTATTCATGGGCAACTTggtcgaggcggcgacgacagcaTTGCCATAAGGGTGGTGTTGAAGCCTTTGGCAAGCTTCATTCCAGGCGATTGTCCTCTTGCGGTGGCGGCTTGCCGCCGTAGGATGGTCACgctttaattagtttttttttcatgttgaagggttttttttttttgggctttcctttttttttgtcgatTTGGTTTGTTCGTTGCCATTTTTTACCGATCCAATGTGCTGCACACGCACAATGCCCCTCCGGCCACTACCCTAGCCAAATCCTAGCGCCGCCGGTATATCGATCTACCTcctgttgatgtaaaaacacgaggtctgggagatctgcttaacttcagtgcaggtccaaaactgcCTTTGGgtgtgtgagcgtgccagttgatttgatcctgcaatcaacaagaaacaaagacaaagaaaccgtggttaaatccataaacgatagccgattggctatgtgccgat from Oryza glaberrima chromosome 6, OglaRS2, whole genome shotgun sequence includes these protein-coding regions:
- the LOC127777866 gene encoding LOW QUALITY PROTEIN: protein GOS9-like (The sequence of the model RefSeq protein was modified relative to this genomic sequence to represent the inferred CDS: inserted 1 base in 1 codon), translated to MCFICRAHXLVKIGTWGGNGGGRVDLSVLPRSLKSVTIRSGAAIDAIAFTYIGTDGKEHLAGPWGGGGGNPTTITLGSQEFVKGISGTFTNVVTNLQIVTNVTTYNFGQGGGTPFSLPLQSGSVVGFFGRAGALVDSIGVYVHI
- the LOC127777637 gene encoding putative wall-associated receptor kinase-like 16, coding for MDCYYKLPVEKLAMRLLLFIGLVISVQFMADGASLPDDGCLKKCGDVDILYPFGIGEGCAIEGFVLSCNKREDGRGDVAFYGITPVLNISLRYGQVRMKSTYISSMCYNLSTGNMDYKNWLLNLTTSPFTISQKENIFIVIGANTAANMIGSSRYSTMPNMIGCLSQCSPYNSFTAQDGSCVGIGCCQAVLSNSISYHEVQFSTFYNTTKSYNNRSITDSASYCGYAVVMEAAAFRFRTAYLNSTAFRDEHNGSVPVVLNWVVGNETCQVAKQMGDRYACRSKNSMCIDSSSGPTGYLCNCTEGYRGNPYLPDGCQDINECDVNNPPPCPGRCKNIPGSFTCSSPSQSRTVILAVSLSVGIVAMAMIVTCSYLLRERKELANIKKKYFQQHGGMLLLQEIGLKQGQGTAFTIFTEAELMEATNKFEDKNVLGRGGHGTVYRGMLKDSRLIAIKRCMSSMIDDRQKEEFGKEMLILSQINHKNIVKLLGCCLEVEVPMLVYEFIPNGTLFHFIHGGNDCRNIPFSTRVRIAHESAQALDYLHSSASPPIIHGDVKTSNILLDENYTAKISDFGASILVPTDEAQFVTLVQGTCGYLDPEYMQTCQLIDKSDVYSFSVVLLELLTGKMAFNLEGPENERSLSLSFLCAMKEGRLMDIIDHHIQTDENAGVLEEVADLASQCLEMIGDNRPSMRDVADKLGRLRKVMQHPWAQHDPEEMESLLGESSVAGLEMVSTGNFSMEGGAVQGILESGR